One Labeo rohita strain BAU-BD-2019 chromosome 12, IGBB_LRoh.1.0, whole genome shotgun sequence genomic region harbors:
- the mxtx2 gene encoding mix-type homeobox gene 2 gives MWTDSIAQDGNSQASKIAGRRKRTCFTKEHLELLKMAFNVDPYPGISVRESLSQATGLPESRIQVWFQNKRARTLKNRATRTSPQLDSTSPLPSPFLPPHMASVGAAGQQRGIQEASFNIQMVQTSPQHFTFPPTDYSTPAIKPRQNRLMGTSSCSPSLPSDLQAVADSWSSGGSIQSSPESTWNVPAQSFGNSYKDESHFFLYPPPPYPHGSARVGCVSGLESLPTSPASSDSAFWDMGLENCSPSVPYTDCGSPWDKLAEEQPVAPLPDLSSQYLEDVLGEMEPAWWNFNGQMDLQ, from the exons ATGTGGACTGACAGCATTg CTCAAGATGGAAACTCACAGGCCAGTAAGATTGCAGGCCGCAGGAAGAGAACCTGCTTCACCAAAGAGCATTTGGAGCTTCTAAAAATGGCTTTCAACGTGGATCCCTACCCTGGTATTAGTGTCAGGGAAAGTCTATCTCAAGCCACAGGCCTTCCAGAGTCACGTATTCAG GTATGGTTCCAGAACAAGAGGGCAAGGACCCTAAAGAACAGAGCCACTCGGACCTCACCACAGCTGGATAGTACCTCTCCTCTGCCGAGTCCTTTTCTACCTCCTCACATGGCTAGCGTTGGTGCCGCTGGCCAACAGAGAGGCATTCAAGAGGCGTCCTTCAACATTCAGATGGTTCAAACATCTCCACAGCACTTTACCTTTCCTCCAACTGACTACAGCACACCTGCCATTAAGCCACGGCAAAACAGACTGATGGGAACCAGCTCTTGTTCCCCTTCTCTTCCCTCTGATCTGCAAGCTGTGGCAGACagctggagctctggaggaaGCATACAATCCTCTCCTGAGTCTACATGGAATGTACCAGCGCAGAGTTTTGGGAATTCCTACAAGGATGAGAGCCATTTTTTCCTCTACCCACCACCTCCTTACCCCCATGGAAGCGCCAGAGTTGGGTGTGTTAGTGGCCTGGAGTCACTTCCCACCTCTCCTGCCTCTTCTGATTCTGCATTTTGGGACATGGGACTTGAAAACTGCTCTCCATCTGTGCCATACACCGACTGTGGCAGCCCATGGGACAAGCTCGCTGAGGAACAGCCTGTGGCCCCACTTCCAGATCTGTCCTCTCAGTATTTAGAGGATGTCCTTGGAGAAATGGAGCCAGCCTGGTGGAACTTCAATGGCCAGATGGATCTACAGTAA
- the si:ch211-214e3.5 gene encoding LOW QUALITY PROTEIN: zinc finger protein 518A (The sequence of the model RefSeq protein was modified relative to this genomic sequence to represent the inferred CDS: inserted 1 base in 1 codon) encodes MEVDLMTSDDPPESNDLSQDDDNTSLDHTLPLELVHQLPETASCNEHCDQDETPPEESATDNLHTDGKASGKTPCKMQQGAIFSGKILSFCCSECKDDTTYSPNDLLKHFQGTHKGTLPTYPCDLCLFVTNEFSSLQRHRIGHRNTLVTCEICNDGVQYSLLLLTRHFTSCHSRNGQFRCKKCEFSTRDAGTFVQHIHHHNERNHKCPHGSPTQGXLQRGHSGTFPFSCQICGYSAARREYLNKHLTVAHGEDSSSGLKLLLKKSPPVGASRDSQWMSKLNSIPGVGLLDHNGRLFNPEKTLEETQQFLERAVGVKKENIKWTKSPLKSEPQTLHLIPSTTPQPKLQEHEISPGSPGLLNSTNSNGLTVLMVKNKISIPPNCTTKVLGFKMVDGKKHLVLKVIPTKQEDSTDNEVSDSHMGDDEDKITSSPCSSSSPSIGSLLSLESGESNEISSIKDESQEVENLPLIEEHKVSFESASKAGQVNNEDNEVSHSVKVLSTASKDAVLSNGSSSPHLHEVSSEKCSTDDIQTACTLQVSTSELSSTDSETTDSSKYEATASAPVMNEPSGSQSSADETTCPDAVSDSKSNPEMSVEGKSTSTDNLKSKLQSKRTVAAFSEESLIQEPCEKSIEPNSPVESTIFDLVVKEGQDSDKVETLCKATDTAKVGESSQCYSNAHSDSSETPASDSIVGKSSEVTKNETTEANAQNETSKSAEAKDHNTDVENNFVNSPSQEVFSFHNYSKDTSGSSPDSLLPEEDSPQGLEEEECEEDFGDWSLTLPASPPLPSEEDSKGVANESDLVSESGEKTLERVSDSDIEVDECIATVDDPLIPVLPEKAVCSSAPEKKQEGNTSASENTAPSLNNAAVLGKILEKHSDAIISQQLEKERMRSSATAQETVRPTKTTLRILQTPEGKQQMFLQTTDTPYPVPVQLKSGAGFKLITKSCSPKINVSYVKPGIEMASKSTGVALTLNGGRIGMSAQSANLETKGQPSAQTAPSGNRYFVNASALKTSLLLSGAVKSSSGEQVTNVPQTCYLVQRPLPVTPVSSESSGSSSKTVLATRPVLAMPVNAADKTSPLQAGRQAYLVRYISPAKSGILLNNSDGKTLNQGKQVNEAGKNRVFLKILRGPNGTRFLSTAPYTTAKKSVYLATSSLQSPCLLMSSNKSLTSMSAGLQTSTNSQGLVHKLIPASQLKHILPQSNIQIKSRADRDVALQKSPLVPCCIRPRSQRKRRRKALFEEMLESSSKMRRISSKSSIEKDATSIWEPAAKDVVRTLRLCPFSPLQEIKCPRRNQPVVVLNHPDADIPEVASIMRSVNKYKGEVLKVALSQNTVKALSESPRTLSKQNASSGERSRPVGGAVQERFILKLKLKKTSRNKYEVVRSSSAGSEQQPTFCCWFCGRVFNNQERTGSAMVNGI; translated from the exons ATGGAGGTTGACCTGATGACATCAGATGATCCCCCTGAAAGCAATGACCTGAGCCAGGATGATGACAACACCTCACTGGACCACACTTTGCCACTCGAGTTGGTACATCAGCTTCCAGAGACTGCCTCTTGCAATGAGCATTGTGACCAAGATGAAACACCCCCTGAGGAGTCAGCCACTGATAATCTTCACACAGACGGCAAAGCTTCTGGAAAGACTCCATGTAAGATGCAGCAGGGTGCAATCTTCTCTGGAAAAATACTGAGTTTTTGTTGCTCTGAATGCAAAGACGACACCACTTACAGCCCCAACGACTTGCTGAAACATTTTCAAGGAACGCACAAAGGGACTCTTCCAACATATCCTTGCGACCTGTGCTTGTTTGTCACCAATGAATTCTCATCTCTTCAGCGACATCGCATCGGTCATCGGAACACTTTGGTCACGTGTGAGATTTGCAATGATGGAGTGCAGTATTCGCTTCTTTTGCTCACCAGGCATTTCACCAGCTGCCACAGCCGTAATGGACAGTTTCGCTGTAAAAAGTGTGAGTTCTCCACCCGAGATGCAGGAACCTTTGTTCAGCACATCCATCATCACAACGAACGTAATCACAAATGCCCACATGGTAGCCCCACACAAG AGCTTCAAAGGGGACATTCTGGGACTTTTCCTTTCTCTTGTCAGATTTGTGGCTATAGCGCAGCTCGCAGAGAGTATCTGAACAAACATCTTACTGTGGCACATGGTGAGGACAGTTCATCTGGATTAAAACTGTTGCTTAAAAAGTCTCCTCCAGTTGGAGCATCTAGAGACTCTCAGTGGATGTCAAAACTTAACTCAATCCCTGGCGTAGGTCTACTTGATCATAACGGCAGGTTGTTTAACCCTGAAAAAACCTTGGAGGAGACCCAGCAGTTCCTTGAAAGAGCTGTTGGGGTTAAAAAAGAGAATATTAAATGGACAAAGTCTCCGCTAAAAAGTGAGCCGCAAACTTTGCACCTCATTCCATCAACAACGCCACAACCAAAGTTACAAGAGCATGAGATTAGTCCAGGAAGTCCAGGACTTCTGAATTCAACCAACAGCAATGGACTGACTGTTCTTatggtgaaaaataaaatttctattcCACCGAACTGCACCACTAAAGTCTTGGGCTTTAAGATGGTGGATGGTAAAAAACATTTGGTTCTAAAAGTCATACCGACAAAACAAGAGGACTCCACTGATAATGAGGTTTCTGATTCACATATGGGTGACGATGAAGATAAAATAACCAGCAGCCCCTGCTCTTCATCCTCACCAAGCATAGGATCTCTCCTCAGTTTAGAGTCTGGAGAAtcaaatgagatatcttcaaTAAAAGATGAATCACAAGAAGTTGAAAATCTCCCCCTGATAGAGGAGCACAAAGTTAGCTTTGAGAGTGCAAGTAAAGCAGGACAGGTTAATAATGAGGATAATGAAGTCTCACATAGTGTTAAAGTACTGTCTACGGCATCAAAAGATGCTGTGCTTTCCAATGGGAGCTCATCACCTCATCTTCATGAGGTATCTAGTGAGAAATGCTCAACTGATGATATCCAGACAGCCTGCACACTTCAGGTTTCAACTTCAGAGCTTTCTTCCACTGATTCTGAGACTACTGATTCATCTAAATATGAGGCTACAGCGTCAGCCCCAGTTATGAATGAACCCTCAGGATCACAGTCGTCTGCTGATGAAACCACATGTCCTGATGCAGTTTCTGATTCAAAATCGAATCCTGAAATGTCTGTAGAAGGCAAGTCCACAAGCACTGATAACCTGAAATCTAAACTTCAATCAAAACGAACTGTAGCAGCATTTTCAGAGGAATCTCTTATTCAGGAACCATGTGAGAAGAGCATTGAACCAAACTCCCCTGTTGAAAGTACCATCTTTGATTTAGTGGTTAAAGAAGGGCAGGATTCTGACAAAGTTGAGACTTTATGTAAGGCGACTGACACCGCAAAAGTTGGGGAAAGCTCCCAGTGTTATTCAAACGCTCATTCTGACTCAAGTGAGACGCCAGCCTCAGACAGTATTGTTGGAAAGTCCTCTGAAGtaactaaaaatgaaaccaCAGAGGCAAATGCGCAAAATGAAACTAGTAAAAGTGCTGAAGCCAAAGATCATAACACAGATGTTGAAAACAACTTTGTCAATTCCCCAAGTCAAGAGGTCTTTAGTTTCCACAATTATTCTAAAGACACCTCCGGGAGCTCTCCTGATTCATTGCTGCCTGAAGAAGACTCGCCACAGGGGTTGGAGGAAGAAGAATGCGAGGAGGATTTTGGTGATTGGAGCTTAACTCTTCCAGCATCTCCTCCTCTTCCAAGTGAAGAAGATAGCAAGGGAGTGGCTAATGAGAGTGATCTGGTCTCTGAAAGTGGAGAGAAAACATTAGAGCGAGTGTCTGATAGTGATATTGAGGTTGATGAGTGCATAGCTACTGTCGATGACCCGCTCATTCCTGTGCTTCCAGAAAAAGCAGTTTGTTCATCAGCACCGGAGAAGAAACAGGAAGGCAACACTTCTGCAAGTGAGAACACAGCGCCAAGCTTGAACAACGCGGCTGTTTTGGGCAAGATACTTGAAAAGCACTCAGATGCCATTATCAGCCAGCAActtgagaaagaaagaatgaggTCTTCAGCAACAGCACAAGAAACTGTTAGGCCAACCAAAACCACACTTCGGATCTTGCAGACACCTGAAGGAAAACAGCAGATGTTTCTACAAACTACAGACACTCCATATCCTGTGCCAGTTCAGCTGAAAAGCGGAGCTGGGTTCAAGCTAATTACAAAGTCCTGCTCTCCCAAAATTAATGTTTCTTATGTAAAACCTGGGATTGAGATGGCCAGCAAGTCTACGGGAGTAGCTCTCACTTTAAATGGAGGCCGAATTGGCATGTCTGCACAAAGTGCAAATCTTGAAACTAAAGGTCAACCGTCTGCCCAGACAGCACCAAGTGGCAACCGCTACTTCGTCAATGCTTCTGCTCTGAAAACATCTCTTCTATTATCAGGTGCTGTCAAGTCCTCATCTGGAGAACAGGTGACCAATGTGCCACAGACTTGTTATTTAGTTCAGAGACCACTACCGGTTACCCCGGTTAGTAGCGAGTCAAGTGGTTCAAGTTCTAAGACTGTGCTTGCAACTCGTCCTGTATTGGCCATGCCTGTGAATGCGGCCGATAAAACCAGTCCCTTGCAAGCTGGGAGACAAGCTTACTTGGTTAGATACATTTCTCCTGCTAAGTCAGGTATACTTTTGAACAATTCAGATGGGAAAACTTTAAACCAGGGCAAGCAAGTAAACGAGGCTGGCAAAAACAGGGTTTTCCTCAAGATACTTAGAGGTCCCAACGGGACCAGATTTCTCTCCACTGCTCCATACACCACAGCCAAAAAGTCAGTATATCTTGCCACAAGTTCTTTACAGTCGCCTTGTTTGTTAATGTCCTCAAATAAATCTTTAACCAGCATGTCGGCAGGTCTTCAAACCTCTACTAATTCACAAGGTCTCGTTCATAAACTCATTCCCGCATCCCAGCTTAAACATATTCTACCCCAGTCcaacattcaaatcaaaagcaGGGCTGATCGCGATGTAGCATTACAGAAGTCGCCACTCGTTCCCTGTTGCATCCGTCCACGAAGCCAAAGGAAACGAAGGCGAAAGGCTTTGTTTGAGGAAATGCTGGAGAGCTCTTCCAAAATGAGGAGAATCTCCAGCAAGTCGTCGATTGAGAAAGACGCTACCTCAATTTGGGAGCCTGCTGCGAAGGATGTCGTGAGAACGCTGAGGCTCTGTCCCTTTAGTCCACTTCAAGAAATCAAATGTCCCCGTCGAAACCAGCCCGTGGTGGTGCTAAACCATCCGGATGCAGACATTCCCGAAGTCGCTAGCATCATGAGGTCAGTGAACAAATACAAAGGTGAAGTTCTCAAGGTGGCACTGTCCCAAAATACAGTTAAAGCCCTGTCTGAGTCTCCAAGGACACTTTCAAAGCAGAATGCTTCCAGTGGTGAAAGGTCAAGGCCAGTAGGAGGTGCTGTTCAAGAGAGATTCATActaaaactaaagttaaaaaagactAGTAGAAATAAATATGAGGTGGTGAGGTCCTCATCTGCCGGTTCAGAGCAGCAGCCGACGTTTTGTTGCTGGTTTTGCGGCCGAGTTTTCAACAACCAGGAGAGGACTGGATCGGCCATGGTCAACGGCATCTAA